TCGGTGCGTCGGGTTGTGGGTCAGCACAATCCGACGCACCGGCATAATTGCTCCAACACTTCCGCCCGGTCCGCGTTCTAAGTATCGGGAAACACGTCGCGGGTCGCCCGTTTCGTTCGTTCACATCCGGTGAGGGCCACGCATGGCGCTCCTGCGGCTTCTATCGGCGCTTGTGTTCGCGATTTCGTTCACTCATTCGGCGCGCGCCGCGGCGCCCAAGGACATCGACGCCGCGGTGCAGAAGGGGCTCGCGTACCTCAAAAAATCGGGCGAAAACGGTAAGTGGGGCCGGGACTCCGAGCGCGTCGGCGCCACCGCGCTCGTGGGGCTCGCGCTGCTCGAAGCCGGGACCCCGCCCGACGACGCCAGTGTGAAGAAGATCACCGCCTTTGTCCGTGATGCCGCTTACACGCAGAACCAAACGTACCAAGTCGCCCTCTGCCTCCTGTACCTCGACCGCCTCGGCGAACCGGGCGACCGGCCGCTGATTCAAATGCTCGGCGTCCGGCTCCTCGCGGGGCAGAACGCGAACGGCGGGTGGACCTACGAGTGCATCCCCACCGTTCCCCCCGCGACCGAGCGCCTGCTGCGCACCAAACTCTCCGACACCGTTCTCATTGCCGGGCGCGCGGACCCGGCCCCCGCGAAACCGCTCGCGCCGGGCGCTGCGGGCAAGCCCGGCGCGGGTGGGAAGCTCCACGCGGACGTGGAGAAGTACCGCCAGGGGCTCCTGGCGGCCGATCACGGCCGCGCCCACCTGCCCGACGACAACTCGAACACGCAGTTCGGTGTCCTGGGTGTGTGGGTCGCGCGCAAGCACGACGTTCCGGTCGAGCACGCGCTCGAACTCATCGAGAAGCGGTTCCTCGCGCAACAGGGGGCGGCTGGCGGGTGGCCCTACAGCGGCCTCCTCGGGCGCGCGGAGGGGAGCCCGTCGATGACGTGCGCCGGGCTGCTCGGGCTCGCGACCGCGATCGGCCGGCGCGAGGAGAAAAAGCAAAAGGCCGAACTCGTTGTGAAGACGGCCGTGAAGGAACCGAAGCCCGAACCCGCGAAGCCCGCGGCCCCGCCCGGCGCGGACCCGAACGACCCGTTCTACAATCCGCCGAAAGTGCCCGAAGCCGACGCCCCGAAGAAGCCCGCGGCCCCGGCCGCACCGAAGGCGAACAGGGGGCCGGGCGACCCCCGCGACGCGGCGGTGAAGCTCGGCATGGCGAACCTCGCGGCCGCGCTCGCGGGCGAGGGGCGCGAGGTGCGCGGCCGGCGCGGGAACGATCCCGATTTGTACTTCCTTTGGTCCCTGGAGCGCGTCGGCGTCATTTACGGTGTGGACAAGATCGGCAACACCGACTGGTACGACTTCGGCGCCGATACGCTGGTCGCCGCTCAGCGCGGCGACGGCTCGTGGACCGGACGCAGCGGGTACGGTGCGGACGTGGACACCGCGTTCGCGCTCCTGTTCCTCTCGCGCTCCAATCTCGCGCGCGACCTCGCCGCAAAAGTCCAGCGCAGCCCGGCCAACGCGGAGCTCCGCGCGAACGCCGCTCCCGCGCCGGGCGACACGGTGGCCGCGAAGCCCGAACCGCCCCCGAGTCCGACCCCCGCGGCGGTCGAGCCGCCGATCAAGCCCGTCGCCTTCGCGCCACCGAGCGCCCCGAAACCGGTGCCGGGCACCACGGCGAGCGAGATCGCGATCGAGCTCACGCGCACGTCGAGCGCGGACTGGGAGGCCACACTCAAGCGCGTCCGTGAAGCGAAGGGGCAGGAAAATACGGGCGCCCTGCTCGCGGTCATTCCGCTCATCGACGGCGAACGCAAGGCGACCGCGCGGGAAGCGCTCGCGGAGCGCCTGTGCCGCATGACGCCGGTCTCGCTCCGCGGGATGCTCAAGGCCGACGACGCGGAACTGCGGCGCGCTGCGGCGCTCGCGTGCGCGATGAAAGACGACAAGGACCACGTCCCCGACCTGATCGACGCACTGGGCGACAAGAACGAGGTCGTGACGAAGGCGGCCCGCGCCGGGTTGAAGAGCCTCACCGAGAAGGACTTCGCCACCGCGAACGAGTGGCGCGAGTGGTACGCTTCGCGCAAGTGATCCGCAGGCGGGCTCGACGAGCCGCGACCGCAAGGGAGCGGGACGTCCAATGCGTTGAGCCGTGACGACCACAAGGGCGCGCCTCCCGCTCCCTCGCGGTCGCGGCTCGTTTCGTTACAAGGGCGCCGGTGGGCATTTCCCAAACGAGCAAGGCACTCCGCTCAGTCGCCCCCGCACCCGCCCCGCATCCACCCCCCCGCCGCACCCACCCCGCACCCACTGCTCCCGCCGCACCCGCCGGACGACGCTTCGTTGGTCTGTCTGGGGTACCACGTTTGCAGCGGCGCGATCGCGGTACCGGCCAGCACCGCCGTCCCGAACAGTGCAACGGCCATGCCCGCGTCGCCGCTGTTCTCCCACCGCGTACCGGCCCGGAGCGGGTCGCACCGTTCCTTTTGCTCCGCCAGGAGCGCCCGCCCGCGGTGGCTCAAGCGCCCCGAACCGGCGAGTACGATCAGCAGGCTGAAAACTCCGCCGACGATCGACGTAGCGACCAGGTATTCCACCGGTTTCTTCGCGTCCAATCCCATCAGCAACCGGGGGAGCGAGAGGCACAACAGCACGACCGCGAGCGGCATCAGCGACGTGAACGCGATGAGTACCTGCCGGCCCTTCGGGATCGTGATCCCCTCTTCTTCAAGGCGCTCAACGTTTCGAGCGAACGCGGCATCCACGGCTTGTTGGATCGGCTTCAGGGAAGCCGCGTCGTTCGAGACCGGTAGTCCTTGAAGCACCGCGCGCTCGACGGAACTGATATCGTCCGGAATCGGCCCGGTGCGGATCAACCGCTTGCCGTCGTCCCCGACGTGAGCCAGATCCCTCCCGACCAGGCGGGCCACGGCCGCGGTCATGAGGCGCCCCGCGCCGCCGGCCAGGTACGCGGTCTGTTCCCAGTCCAGTTGGTATTCGTCGTCCGGGATCGCGTCGGGGGTGCGCATCACGGAACGGACCACCCGGCCGATGCACACGGCCGCGACCAAAGCGCACCCCAGTGTGGTGAGGAACTCCTTGTTCTTCAACTCGAACGGGTTCACCCCGCCGTTGCACCCCGGAACCGCGAGGGCGATGAGCACGAACGCGGCCGTGAGTTGTGCGACGCGCTTGACGGGCGCTTTGGGGATGACCCAGTTCCGGGCGACGTTCACGACCCGGTGCCGGGTATCATCGCCGAACCGTTCGTTCCCGGCGGGCCAGATGTTCGCGGGCGCCGCGCGGCCAAATGCTTCGCGGTACGCGGTCAGCGTCTCGGCGTACATGGCGAAGTGCTTCGCGCCTTCTGCCGGCCCGCCCTTCGTGGGCTCGTGGTGCAGCGGGCGGCCCAATACTTCGCCGCAAAACCGCTTCCAGTAGGACTTTGTGTAGGTCAAGTGCATGTGCCACGCCGCGTCCACGTCCTCGGACGGGCAGACGGTGATCCCCGCCGTTACCGCGAGGAACACGTACCGCTTGTACTCTTCGATGACGCGATCCGTGTGGGTGCGGGACCAACCTTGTTCGCGTGCGAGTCGCGCCGCAAAGGGGAGCGCGACCTCGTCGCCATCAATGTCGAACGCCAGGACGCGAGCGAGCAGTTCCGACCGGTCGGGAGACATGGGGAGAATCCCTAATGGGAGGTACGAGGCGAGTCACTCGCAGTCTACTTCGCTCGGGCCGAGGAAGGCTTGGAAATCTGAGCGATTAAGAAGAACAGATGAAAACTCCGGGGCGAATTGCGCTGCCGCTGTACCCTCGCGGTCGCAGAGGATTCGCTCGCTTCGTCAGGGGAGGCAAGTGCGGTCTTTTTCAATTGCGAAGCGACTCCAGATACACGCGACTTTGCCGCGCGGCCTCCAGGGGGTTGGTGGCGCACTCGTCCAGCTCGATGACCCAGTCGACCGGGCGCGCCAGCGCCCGAAGGGTTCGAGGGACATCGACCGTCCCGTGCCCGAGGGCCGTCATCGGCCGGCCGTGAACACACGGCCCGTCCTTCCAGTGGATCGACCGGACCCGCGGTGCCAACTGCGCGAGCGCGTCGGCCGGATCGGTTCCGGCCGTTTGTGCCCAGTACACGTCCAACTGCCAGAACACGTCGGGGTGCAGTCCCTCGTGGAGCAGGCGGATCGGCCGTTCCCCTTCGAGCGGCTCGAACTCCCACCAGTGGTTGTGCATGCCGAACTCGAGTCCGTGGTCCCGGGCGAGTGCCCCGGCCGCGTTGCAAGCCGCGATCAGATCCCCCACGCGCGCGCGAGAATCGAACCGCGGGTCGCGGGGCCAGCCGTGCCAGATGACCTTGGGGCACCGGCACGCGCGGGCGAGTTGCGCCAGGGGACCGATAGTTTCGGGCGTCGGCAGGTCGCCGTGGATCGACACGACGGCCAGGTCGTGACGGGCGAGCGATTCGGCGAGCCGGGCGGGCGCCAGCGCCGGTGGGAGCGGGGCGAGTTCCACGGCCGAAAACCCGGCGCCCTTCACGGCGGCCAAAGCCCGGTCCGCGTCCGCCGCGAACGCATCGCGGATCGTCCAGAGTTGGAGCGCAACCGGGGGCGGAGCGGGCGGAACTATTTGCGGCCCCATAGAGCGCTCGGTGAGAACCGGCCGAGGCCGGGAACGGCTTCAAACTGTAGCGCACGCGGTACGCCTGGGACGCAGTCGGACCTCGGTGCGCGGTGCATTTTACCACAACGCCCCGCGCACCGGTCCTGATGTTGACCCGCGGGCTACTTGCGCTCGTTTAGCACCGCGAGTATCGCTTGCGCGTAGAGCCGGTGCCCGAAGTCGTTGGGGTGGTTCAGCCCGTTGCCGGTCAGGTCCAGGTCGTGCTTGTTCTTCAGCATCAGCTCCCACACGGCGGTCAGGTCCGCGAGCGCGACGCCGGGGCCGGTCATGCCCTTTAACACGTCGCGGTACTTCGGGAACATGTCGCGCGGGGTCGCGGTCCATTCGCCGTGGCCCAGCATCGATGCGACCAGAATAACTTCAATGTCCTTGTCGGCGGCTTTGATCCGGTCGAGGATCGTGCGGGTCTGTTCGCCGAACCACTTCGGGTCGCGCCGCCCCACATCGTTCATGCCGTAAGCGACCACGATCAAGTTCGGTTTCTCGGCCAGGAGCTTGTCGAGATCCTGGACCCCGTTTGCCACGCTCCACCCGCCGACCGCCCGGTTCTTGAGCGCGATCCGGCAATCGAATCGCGCCTGCAACTGCGCCGTCACGAGTTCCGCGAACCCGGGCTGGAACGGGGCCGCGTTGGACAGCACCGAGGCGTCCGCGCCGGTAGAGATACTGTCGCCGCTGACGCCGAGCGTGAACGCTTCACCCGCTTTCAAACGAGCGGCCGTCTTCGGTAGGCTGCCCGCGATCGCGTCGGCGGCGATTTTTTCGTCGCGGCGCCGATAAGTGACCTCCACGTTGCGGTCGTGGAACCAGCGCCCCGCGTGGTACATGAGCGATTCGTTCGGGTGCCCCACACGCGCCGCGTAGCTCTGCGGTGAACCTTTGGGTACGAACAGTGTGCGGGCCGGAATCGATTCGATGGAGGCGCCCTTCGTGAATGTCAGCGTCAGCCCGTCCTTCGAGAGCGCCACCGCGTCGCGGTCGAACCGGTGCCGGCGATCGGCCGTCGCGACCTCCAGAACCTCGGTAGCCGGGAACGCGAGCCGGGCCGTGATCGGCCCCTCGTCCTTCATCTGGAGCAGGACGCTGCTCTCGCGGTGAACGACCGGTGAGGCCCACGCGGGTGCGAGCAGGTGCAGGTCCGCCAGCGTCTCCTCCACCTTGCGCGGGGCGAGCAAGTTCTTCTTCAGCACGTCGGCCCACATCTCCGCCGCTTTCGCTTGACCCAGTGCGCTAAAGTGCCGGCGCGATCCGGCCCCACCTCGATACTTCCCGGTCAGCGTGTCCGTGTCCGGGCCGGACTGGAAGCCGGGTCGAGCGACCAGTTCGTCGATCGCCTTGCGGATACGCGATTCGCCCTCGGGGTCGGTGTAAACGGTCGGGTGGTGCGTCGATTTCGCCAGCAACCACGGCGGCTGAGTGCCCCACTCCGTGGCCGCTGTGTGCCGAATCGCGCGCACGTTCGCGACGTACTTCTCGGTGGTGGTTTTGGCGATCACGTCCGATTCGCCCTGCTGCCACAGCACGGCCCGGAACGCGCCCAGCGCTTTCCCCGTTTCGACGAGACGCCCGTGAAGCACTCCGTCCGGCGCCCACTGCGAAGTCGCGGTCGCGCCGACGGCGACGTTGGCGAACGCGACCGGGACGCCGAATTCCTTGACCAAGGCGTCCCCCACGGGCGGCCAGATCGAGCCGTCCGTGCTACCGTCCGGGACCGGCTGCGGGTCGTTCGCCACGCCCCACGTACTCTTCGCAGCATTCCAGGCGACGACGCGCTTTTGCGGGTCCGTCACGATCAGTTTCTCGTCGTTGCAGTTGGTCGCATACGACTGGCCGGCGACGACGAACACTTCGCCCACGCCGAACGGCTCGACCGCGCCCCGGTGCGTCACGACTTCGGCTTGTCGGCACCGGATTTCGAGCCGGTACCACCCGCCGGCCGGCACGCGGGCCGTGGCCGCGGGGCCGGCATTCTCGGCTCGGACGTTCAGCTTGGTCCACGGCACGTCGCGCCCGGTCGCACCGGTTAATTGCACCACGCGGTATTCCCAGGCCGCGTGCCCCGGGGACTTGACGGGCTCCAGGCGCAGGGCGACATCGGCGAACCCGAACGCCGAATGACCGGGCTTCTCCTTCGCGGCCGCGACGGGGTCGAAACCGGTGCGCTGGACCACCTGGTTGGGTTTGGGCGCCACTACGGTTAGGGGGGCGGGTTCGGCTCCGGTTAGTGAACTTATCGTCGCGAGCCACATGAGGCACGCGAGAGAGTACACCGGTCGGTTCGGCAAACGGCGCATAGCGGCTCTACAACGAGGAGAGGGTGATCGAACGTTACCGGGCAACGGCACCGCCAACAATACCACGGCACGGGCCAGACTGCGACAGGGCGCAATGAGTTGTCCCGCACGCCGCACCCCGTTCTAATACCTACTCCCAACCCGTCGCCATCCGTTTCGTGCAACGGCCCGGAGAAGAAGCAATGCCCCGAATGCCTCTCGTGGTCGCGCTCTGCCTCACTGCGTTCGCCGGTACGGTGCTCGCGCAGCCCGACGCGCCCGCCCGACCTGGTGCGCCCGTGCGCAAGCTCCTTTACCCGGCCGACCCGCTCGACGTGCCGCCCGCACTCAAGCCCCACGTCGAACGCCTCCTCGACCCCGATCAGAAACCGGTCGAGCCGGGCGCTGCGAAGGGTTCTGGCGTGTACCTCCGGGTACTCTCCCGCCGGCACGCCCTCGACGGCGCGAAGCTCAAGTCCGGTGGCTGGGTGGGCGCCCGACCGTTTGTGTTCTTGACCGTCCCGGACGCGGCACGCGGGCGCGACCTGCTCGGTACGTTGTCGGCCATCGGCTACGACCCGGAGGAGATCCTCGACATCGAGAAGGGCGTTGAAAAGGTGGCGGTCGTATTCGCATACCCTGATACGATCCGTGCGGGCGCGCCGAAGGACGGGAAAAGGCCCGCCGACTGGGATCGGCGCGTGTACCCGGCGACGTGGGACAACGTGTTCGCGCTCGCTGACCACCTGACGGCCGACAAGGACCGGTGGACCGTGCGCCCGGAGGGGGACGCATTCGTGCCCACCAAGCTCCAGTTCCGATCTGACAAGGAGGCGGCGTTCGCAACCGGGTTCCCGGATGTGGGGAAGGCGCGCGTGAAGGCGACGGATTATGCGGCGCTGTGGGAGACGGGCGGGGCGGACTGGGTGTACCGGCAACTGATCGAGCGCCTGTTCGGGGCGTCCGAGCACTTCCGGGGTGACGGGCGCACCAAACTCACCCTCGTCGGGAAACGGAACCCCCGTGTCGGGTTCCCCGAGTTCCTGGGGCCGAACGCGGAACTGAAGGATCTTCCGGCGATCGCGGTCGTCGGGCTCGGCGCGATTCGAGTTGGCGAGTGAGCAGGTTGCATTCTCGCCGTGAACCCTTATCTCACAGCGCGATGTTCACCCGATCCGAGGCCGAGTTCCCGCGTCCCCGGAACGCGATGGAACCGTGTGCCGATGTCTGCTCTTGAATCGTTCGGGGAAGAAAATCCATCGGACGGTGCGTCGAAACAGATGGGCTATTTCGACGCACCGCTCCCCTCACAGTCACGAGCGAGAAGTGGTTCCCCTCGTCGCACCCGTGGTCACGCCGCGCGCTGGTCCGCCGGAGCGAGCCACCGCCGGACCCGGTCCAGCTCGTCCGGCCAGTCGGGTGACAACCGGACCGTGAGGAACCGGGCGTAGAGCAGGTCCAACGTCTCGACCAACTCCCGCACCTGCCCCGCCCGCTCTTCCAGCTTCGCGCGGGCCGCGGTCACGTCTTCCGGTAGGTCCGGCATCTTGCACGAGCCCAGGCCCAGGGTCTCCGCGTGCAGCGTCAGCTCGTACTGCTGGTCGTGCCGCACCACCGTCAGGCCCATCTTCCGGGGCAGCTTCCCGGCCTGCACCGCGCGCCGGGCCTCGGGCAACCGGGTCGGCCCGTCGCTCGCAATGGTCCCGGTCCCGGTGACCCCGCGCGGGCACTCCAGGGACAGGGTCCGGGCGGGCATCAGCGTGACCTCGCTCCCGTCCCCCACGGTCAGCGTGTCCGAGTCCCGGTCGGTCAGGAACCACAACCACAGCAGGTACTCGTTCCCGAGGAAGTCGGGGGTTCCGCCGCCCGGCACCCACGCGACCTCGTCCCCGGCCCCGGGCACGAACCCCGAGGGCGCGTCCGCGACCCCGGTCAGGCCCAGCGCGCCCGCGGTCCGCTCCGCTTGGCGCCCCGCGGTGAGCAGTTCCAGGGGATACCCGAAGGTGCGCTCGAACAGTTCCGACAAGCGGTCCGCTTGGGCGGTCGAGGTGGCCCCGAACAGGACCTCGTTGGCGTGCCGGTCCCAGAGCACCGGGGTACACTTGCGCCGCTTGAAGCGCCCGTCCTTGGCCTCCGCCTCCAACCGGTCCCGCGCGCTTTCTTTCGCTTCCCGCTTCTGCTTCGCTGAGGCAAACCCGCTCGGGTTGTCCCGCGCGAGGGCAGCCAGGTCAGCTTCGTAGTACGCCTTGAGCAGGTCGCCGGGGAGCCGATCGGTGTCCACCCGCAGGTCGAAGTGGAGGGCGTCGTTGACGATGTTCTTGGCCAGATCGAACTCGAGGTCGAGCACCGATTTGCCGGCCGACCACCCGCCCTCGATTCCGTCGGCCGCGGCGACGGTCTGGCGCCCGGCGACGTGTTCCCGGAGGCGGTCGAGGTGCTCGTCGTCGAACATTCCCGGGGCCGGCCCGCCGACCGCGAACCGGAGGAACGTGACGCGCCCCGTAAAGAACCCCATACCCGTACCCCTATCCAAATAAGAACCGAACTGCCGCCACAGCAATTCGGCCTCTACGGTCGGCAACTTGAGGCGAAATATCACTCGCGTTCACCGCACGCCGAGAGCCGACGTGCCCAGTTGGTGCGACCGGTGCATTCGCCATAGGCGGAACTTAGTGACTGTCCCATATGCCTCGAAATCGCCGTATTTTCGAGTTGTCACCCACGATTTCTCAGGCTTTTTCGCACATATGGGACAGTCACTTACACCGGCGGGTGAAGCGACTGCGAAAAGCACCGGCAAGGTTCGTCGAGGTGGGGACTCGGGACGAGTGGCGATTCGGGCTTCAGCTCGTGCGCCCGCATGACGGGCGACCGTTTCACAATGGCTCAACCGAAAGGAGACGCGCAGAAGTCTGCGCAAAGTGGCGCGGGGTCGCGCGGAACAACATTCCGGGGGGGGCTGGCTACACAACGGGGCGCCCCGGTCGCCGATTTCTGGTTCTCATTCGCCGTAAGCGTGCCCCTCGTCGCCGGACGCCGAGACGTGGCCGGCTCGGTCCTCGATGCGCCCGAGCTGTTTCTCGAGCACGCGCAGGACTTTCTCCACCGCACCCTCGACCGCCGTATCGACGTCCTCGGCTCGGTCCTCAGCACTAACGACCGGGCGCCCGGCCAGGTGGACCTCGACGGAGCACCGCGTGTCGACCCCGCCTTTGTCGCCGTTCGTGTCCTCGAGGTACACCTCGACCCGGCGCAGGCGGTCGCCGAAGCGCCCGCCAATGGCGGCCTCGACATCCGCCCGGATCGACTCGGAAAACGCGGCGCTGTTCTTGATGTGGTTATCGGTGCGAACTTGAAAGATCACGGCTATGCCCTCGGGATGACTCGTCATCGTCCAACGGCTGAAAACAGGTGCAGATGCCGTGCCGCCCCTTTCGCAGGTGGTGGTGCGAAGTCGTTACTTCAGTAGCAGCTCCAAATCCTTCGCCGTTAGCTCGCCGGCCTTCACGTCGACTTGTTCTTTCACCTGTCGGTTGGTTCGCTCTTTCTCGCTGAACAGGTAATACGTGCCCGGCACCAGTTCCTTGAACTCGAACGAGCCGTCGGCCTTGGTGGTCGCTTTGGCGAGGGGATTGCCCTTCGCATCGTAAAGAAACACGACCGCGGTCGGTTGCGGGATGCGGTTTTCAACCAACTTCCCGGCGATCTTGCCCGGCGCGGGGCGGTTCAGTTCTGCTGCGTCGAGCAGTTCGATTTCCTGCGTCTCGATCGTGCTCAACCCGGCCTGCGAGGTGAACTTCACCCCGACCACGACGATGCCCTTCTGGTCCGGCATTTGAAGTGTGGCGCGCCACTCACTGCCGTCAGGTGACACGCCCGGCATGGGGGTGGGGCTTGTGGGGAGTTCGTCCTTGTTCGGTTTGCCGACGAAGAACTCGACCTTCTTGATGCCGGAGATACTGGGGCCGCACGTCGCTTTGACCGCGAGCGGTTGCCCCTTCGCGGCTTTCGGCGGCAGGTTGAGGAACTTCACATCCGTCGGCACGTTGCCATCGAACACGACCGTCACGCGGTCCTTCGTGACGACATCGCCATCGGGGGCGATGAGGCGCGCTTCGAGCGTGCGCTTGCCGGTGAGTAGATCGACCGGCAGCACCGACTTGTGGTCCGCGATCGAACCGACCAGCTCGAACCCCTCGCCTTTTGGATCAAAGCGGAGCCGCGCGAGCTTCTGACGCGCGGTGGCGATGAGAAACGTGCGGTCGGCGTTGACGGGCGAACCCGCGTCCCGCGCGGTGCCGACGAGCAGTTCGAGTCTTGCCCCTTCGGGCGCGTTGTCCACTTCGAGCGCGACCGGTAACGGCACCGTGCCCGAAGCGTAGTCGAGGGCTTTCACGCGCACGCGCGGACTCGTCTGCGGTTGGAGCCGCACCGTCTCACCGAGCGTGGGCAGAGTCGCTGAGTACGTGGCCACGCGCTCGACGCCGTCCGCCGAAAGCGTGACGGTGACTTTAGCGCCGGTCGGGAAGGGGAACGCGATGTTCTCCACATACAGTGTGACCGGTTTCCCGGCGGTGGCAATGCTCCCGGCCTGGCTCCCGTCGCGCACGAGCAATTTGGGGTTCGCTTCCGGCGGGAACAAGAGTTTCACGGGGCACGCGCCCGAACCCGGAATGTCGCCGGGCACGATTGTCGCGCTCAGTCGGTTCAATCTGCCATCGGCCGCGGGGGTGAACACTGCGTCGCTCACGCGGAGGTAGCTGGCGGGGTCCGCGACCACGACCGGGAGCGTAAATGTCTGAAGAACCACGTCCTTGTCGGTTGGATCAAACAGTTCGATCGCCAGCGCGTTCCCGCTAATCGGAGCGAAGCCGTCGTCGGGCTTCGCTACTGCCCCGGGTGCGAGGGGAGGTGGGGGGGGAGTAGTGGACGTGAACACGAGCGGAACCGGCTTACCCGGTTCGAGGTTAATGGGGACCGTCTCCCGGTTCAACCCCACGAGGCGCGCTGCGATTTTCTGCGGTACGGGGGACGGGTTGAACAGCACCAGTTGGTACGAACTCGGCTGACCGTTCGGTCGGACGCGGAACTCTGTCAGTTGTTGCGGGGCGGCTTTGGGGTCCGTTCGCACGAGAATATCGACCCGGCTCGACAGCGTGCGCAGCGACACCGGTACGCGCCGGTGATACGTTCGCTTATCGCCACTCAGTTCTGCGGTCGCCTCGACGAGCACGCCGAGTGCGGTGGGGTGCGAAGTGGGCTTGCTGCCCGCCGCGAGCGGAAGTGAAAGCACGCTATCGCGGATCACTTCGAGTTGGGCTGAAACAGCCGGTGACGGCTTCAGCCATTCGGCCGCTGGTGAGAGCACCTGAACGCGCGCTGTGGTCGGTGTGCCGATCGAGCGGAGGTGAATTTTTAAGTCTGCACTTGGATTCTCAAAGGTGAGTTTCGGCACCGAAGGGTGTGCGAGTTCGAGGTACGCGAACCCGCCCGTCTTCGCCGCGGTCGCGCAGTTCCGAGCGGCTGCGGTCGCGAACGGTACGCCGGTAATGGCGGGGCTGGGATCGGCGGGATCTCGCAGTTCATACTCGAAACGCGCTGCGTGCCACGCCCACATTCGCAGGGCGGCTTCGCGCTGCGGAACCGCGTGCGGGTTCGTCGTCGCGTCATCGAGTTTCGGGAACGCGACAGAAACGGGCCACACAGCCACAGTGCGCTCGGGCGCACTTTGCAATAATCGCGTGGGCACGTCTTCCGACCACACGCGGCGCAGCCGGTCCGCGAACGCGAAGCGGTCCGGCGCGAGTCGCAGTAATTCGTCTTCAGTGCGATCTCCGGGAACCGCTGTGCGAAGAATCGCGCCGGTCCACCGTGACCGGCGCTTGGCGAGGTCCGTGTCGTGAGGCGCTTCGTTGGCGAGATCCGGCGTGAGCGCGCGCGGTTCGCCCTTTTGAGCCGCCTCGTTATCGATCGCGTCCTTACGGAGCGTGTTCTCGCATAATCGTCGAGCGAGCGCCGATCGCGCGTTCCACAGCGCCACGCGATCGGTGACCGGCACGAGCGGTGAAGCCAGCGCCGCGTCCAGTTCTGCGTAGATTGAGGGACCGGCGTTCGGCCCTTCCGCGCGCCGGCGCAGTGCCCCGAGGGACTCGGACGTGA
The Gemmata palustris DNA segment above includes these coding regions:
- a CDS encoding prealbumin-like fold domain-containing protein; protein product: MPDPSATPRLWRFSAPPSPGAGRRTRLLFVLAVLTAFAGVVIGLLYWVSPPRSVAVLPVAITIGPAESGAVPWAERDRAALAASDLLGQAIDDPSANPSRDQIRLRFAALAKTARLQPMVISLSAPAAVDAGGTVFLLPADPTGDNPRNRLTLTELLAAVRDCPAHNKLLVLNLVPPSGDSLYAPPAGNLSAAVFAALDAVSDDNRLCLIACGPGQTPHTSPELGRSVFSYYLEAGLKGVADSDRDGRVTVSELANFVRVRVNRWSSTNRGSAQTPTLVGSAKDFTLRAIPAGHVPEEHALNEVAYPDWLKASWEAHDRWRTDGRATTAPWAFRQARSALLSAERDIQAGLPAEDVKHKLTLALAHAEQVGKALRAVPTPDPLPTLAAMFPGYAIPEPALIEQLRTAAVTAESRPAPAPTKPDEKPNEPPLSADFDAFKTKPHPLLAAAVFRVLTEDADPSPARIRNFAKLLAAQDPQVRFAEVLLIRRLAALADQSALAPWANERAALALQAARWIEDTATRPDVLTWAKPALDEAYSLRANAEAVLFAPGFASPDDATTRLRTAEATARKLKLTADRLQSASAIRDDATLWLTGVTPLVNSGAVNITEAVTVADAVGKLNHMLVPAPGQTGHTFADRVPEWHRLANSVRVALSTANRPLTSESLGALRRRAEGPNAGPSIYAELDAALASPLVPVTDRVALWNARSALARRLCENTLRKDAIDNEAAQKGEPRALTPDLANEAPHDTDLAKRRSRWTGAILRTAVPGDRTEDELLRLAPDRFAFADRLRRVWSEDVPTRLLQSAPERTVAVWPVSVAFPKLDDATTNPHAVPQREAALRMWAWHAARFEYELRDPADPSPAITGVPFATAAARNCATAAKTGGFAYLELAHPSVPKLTFENPSADLKIHLRSIGTPTTARVQVLSPAAEWLKPSPAVSAQLEVIRDSVLSLPLAAGSKPTSHPTALGVLVEATAELSGDKRTYHRRVPVSLRTLSSRVDILVRTDPKAAPQQLTEFRVRPNGQPSSYQLVLFNPSPVPQKIAARLVGLNRETVPINLEPGKPVPLVFTSTTPPPPPLAPGAVAKPDDGFAPISGNALAIELFDPTDKDVVLQTFTLPVVVADPASYLRVSDAVFTPAADGRLNRLSATIVPGDIPGSGACPVKLLFPPEANPKLLVRDGSQAGSIATAGKPVTLYVENIAFPFPTGAKVTVTLSADGVERVATYSATLPTLGETVRLQPQTSPRVRVKALDYASGTVPLPVALEVDNAPEGARLELLVGTARDAGSPVNADRTFLIATARQKLARLRFDPKGEGFELVGSIADHKSVLPVDLLTGKRTLEARLIAPDGDVVTKDRVTVVFDGNVPTDVKFLNLPPKAAKGQPLAVKATCGPSISGIKKVEFFVGKPNKDELPTSPTPMPGVSPDGSEWRATLQMPDQKGIVVVGVKFTSQAGLSTIETQEIELLDAAELNRPAPGKIAGKLVENRIPQPTAVVFLYDAKGNPLAKATTKADGSFEFKELVPGTYYLFSEKERTNRQVKEQVDVKAGELTAKDLELLLK